From a region of the Bacillota bacterium genome:
- a CDS encoding DNA repair helicase XPB, producing MTNLGYNPANPVIVQSNHEILLEVENPRYEQARNALARFAELEKSPEHIHTYRITPLSLWNAAASGMSAAEVLELLERFSKFDVPLAVLQSIEDYMGRYGLVKLLPGPKAARRGARAHLVLESDDAAIIEEIAHHPRLQPYLIERLNAHRLAVDARFRGHVKQALVHIGYPVEDLAGYVEGAPLKVRLRARARSGRPFALRDYQKEAVETFWAGGSERGGSGVVVLPCGAGKTVVGLGVMEKAATQTLILSTNVTAVRQWIAEILDKTTLTEEEVGEYTGEAKAIKPVTIATYQILTHRGPQDEEYPHFALFNSRDWGLIIYDEVHLLPADVFRITAEIQARRRLGLTATLIREDGREADVFSLIGPKRYDVPWRDLEKERWIATAECYELRVPLDGSVRMDYAVAEDREKFRIASENPAKLPLVRALCDYHRNDQVLVVGQYLSQLEEIARMLDAPIITGRTSNAERDELYTAFKQGRVKCLVVSKVANFAVDLPDASVAIQVSGTFGSRQEEAQRLGRILRPKAGDNVARFYSLVTADSSEQRFAAKRQLFLTEQGYRYAIYAGSRALELLKSGQGLSVNGEAPTLALTPARRHGP from the coding sequence GTGACGAACTTGGGTTATAACCCGGCAAACCCGGTCATCGTTCAAAGTAATCACGAAATTCTGCTCGAAGTTGAAAACCCTCGATACGAGCAGGCGCGCAACGCGCTTGCGCGCTTTGCGGAGCTCGAGAAGAGCCCCGAGCACATCCACACGTACCGGATCACGCCGCTGTCGCTGTGGAACGCGGCGGCGTCGGGCATGTCGGCGGCCGAGGTGCTCGAACTGCTTGAACGCTTCAGCAAGTTCGACGTACCGCTGGCTGTTTTGCAGAGCATCGAAGACTACATGGGCCGCTACGGCCTGGTGAAGCTCCTGCCGGGGCCCAAGGCCGCCCGGCGAGGAGCTCGGGCGCACCTGGTGCTCGAGAGCGACGATGCAGCCATCATCGAGGAGATCGCGCACCACCCTCGCCTTCAGCCGTACCTCATCGAGCGGCTCAACGCGCATCGCCTCGCGGTGGACGCGCGCTTCCGCGGCCACGTCAAGCAGGCACTCGTGCACATCGGCTACCCCGTCGAGGACCTGGCCGGGTACGTCGAGGGAGCACCGCTAAAGGTGCGGCTGCGGGCCAGGGCCCGTTCGGGACGGCCGTTTGCGCTGCGCGATTACCAGAAGGAAGCCGTCGAGACGTTCTGGGCCGGCGGTTCGGAACGGGGCGGAAGCGGTGTCGTGGTGCTCCCCTGTGGAGCCGGCAAGACCGTCGTGGGGCTGGGGGTCATGGAGAAGGCAGCCACCCAGACCCTGATCCTGTCCACCAACGTGACGGCCGTGCGGCAGTGGATTGCCGAAATCCTGGACAAGACCACGCTTACCGAAGAGGAAGTGGGGGAGTACACCGGGGAAGCCAAGGCGATCAAACCGGTCACCATCGCCACCTACCAGATCCTGACCCACCGGGGCCCGCAGGACGAGGAGTACCCGCACTTCGCGCTTTTCAACAGCAGGGACTGGGGCCTGATCATCTACGACGAGGTGCACCTGCTGCCGGCCGACGTCTTCCGGATCACGGCCGAAATCCAGGCCCGGCGCCGGCTCGGCCTGACCGCCACCCTCATCCGGGAGGACGGGCGGGAGGCGGACGTGTTCAGCCTGATCGGGCCGAAGCGCTACGACGTGCCCTGGCGGGACCTGGAAAAGGAGCGGTGGATCGCGACGGCGGAGTGCTACGAGCTGCGCGTTCCGCTGGACGGCTCCGTGCGCATGGACTACGCGGTGGCAGAGGACCGCGAGAAGTTCCGCATTGCGTCGGAGAACCCCGCCAAGCTTCCGCTGGTGCGGGCGCTTTGCGACTACCACAGGAACGACCAGGTGCTGGTGGTCGGCCAGTATCTGTCTCAGCTAGAAGAGATCGCCCGCATGCTGGACGCTCCCATCATCACGGGCCGCACCAGCAACGCCGAACGGGACGAGCTTTACACCGCCTTCAAGCAGGGCCGGGTGAAGTGCCTGGTGGTCTCGAAAGTCGCCAACTTCGCGGTGGACCTGCCGGACGCCAGCGTGGCCATCCAGGTGTCCGGCACGTTCGGCTCGCGGCAGGAGGAAGCGCAGCGGCTCGGGCGCATCCTGCGGCCAAAGGCCGGGGACAACGTGGCGCGCTTTTACTCCCTGGTCACCGCCGACTCGAGCGAACAGCGCTTTGCCGCCAAGCGGCAGCTCTTCCTGACGGAGCAGGGCTATCGCTACGCGA